The genomic window TATATTGGTCTGGTGTACAGGACTCTCTGGTGCAGTGGTGGTATGGACACAATGCGGTTGGCTTCCTACTTACTTCTGGTTTTCTTGGTATGATGTATTATTTTGTACCAAAACGTGCTGAAAAACCTGTCTATTCTTACCGTCTTTCTATTGTTCATTTTTGGTCATTAATATTTATATACATATGGGCGGGACCTCACCATCTTCATTACACCGCTCTTCCCGAATGGGCACAGACGCTTGGTATGACCTTCTCGGTTATGTTGCTTGTCCCGAGTTGGGGAGGGATGATTAACGGAATGATGATACTTTCTGGGGCGTGGCATAAGCTGCGTGAGGATCCAGTGTTACGCTTCATGATTATCGCACTTTCATTTTATGGTATGGCGACTTTTGAGGGATCACTCCTATCTATTAAGGAAGTAAATAGCCTTAGTCATTATACTGAATGGACTATAGCCCATGTTCATTCCGGCGCGCTTGGCTGGGTTGCTTTCATCACTTTTGGCGCGTTATATTATTTGGTGCCAAAACTCTGGGGAAACCGTCTATACTCAATGCGTTTAGTCAATATGCATTTGTGGATAGCTACCACCGGTATTGTTCTTTATTTGGCTTCTATGTGGGTTGGCGGAATCATGCAGGGTATAATGTGGCGTGATTATAACGAAATGGGATTCCTCGAATATAGCTTTGTTGAGGCTGTAATGGCGTTGCACCCATTCTATTTAATACGAGCCATTGGCGGAGTGTTATTTTTGGTCGGAGCACTAATCATGAGCTATAATTTCTGGATGACTATTAAAGGAGAGCGCAGGTCTGAACCAGAATATAACAAAGTATTGAACGTTGGATGGAAAGGAGCATCCGCATGATAAAACATGATAAGATAGAAAAAAACTCCATGCTTATGCTGATACTGATAATCATAACAGTATCTATTGGTGGGCTTATTGAGATTGTACCTTTATTTCGTAAAGAGGTTTATATTGAGCCAGTAAGTGGTATGCGCCCATATACCCCTTTAGAGCTAGCCGGACAGGATATATATGTTAGGGAAGGTTGCTATAATTGTCATAGTCAACAAATACGCTCACTGCGTGATGAAGTGGAGCGTTATGGTAATTATTCACTAGCAGCAGAAAGTATGTATGACCATCCCGCGCAGTGGGGTTCAAAGCGCACTGGTCCTGATTTGGCAAGGGTTGGTGGTAAATATTCTGATGAATGGCAAGTTCAGCATTTATTGAGTCCGCGTTCACTTGTACCAGAGTCTATTATGCCTAACTATTCCCATTTGTTAAAAGACGGTGTGGATTTACGTAAAATAGGAAAACATCTGAAGGCTTTACGCGCTGTTGGTGTTCCGTATAGTGATGAGATGATAGAGAATTCTTATAATGACGCTATGGCACAAGTGCGTCCAGATAGCGCAAATGCCGAAGCTCTCCGCAAACGCTATGGAGATAAAGTAAATATTCGGGATTTTGATGGAAATCCACATTTTACCTCTGAAATGGATGCTTTAGTGGCTTACCTGCAAATGCTTGGAACATTGGTTGATTTTAAGGACTTTAAGCCAGAGTTACTGGATAAAGCAGAGAATATAACTGACAAAGCTAATAAGGATAATGTTGGCGAAGCAAATACGGAAGTGATCACAGAGAAAACTTCAAAAAAGATTGAGGAAGTTAAATAATGAAAGAGATGTTTGCTTCCGCTAACGCAGGTATAATAGGGTTGCTGTTCTTCTTTATATTATTTTCAGCGATTCTTGTATGGGCGTATTCGCCTAGCCGTAGGCAGGATATTGAAAAATTGAAAAACATACCATTTGATGATGAGGATGATAATGGCAGAGCATAAAGAAAAGAGCGGACGACAAGAAGTTGAAACTACCGGTCATGAATGGGATGGTATTAGAGAGTATAATAACCCATCACCACGTTGGTGGTTGTGGTGGTTTTATATAAGCATTATATGGTCTATCGGTTATTGGGTAGTGTATCCAGCTTGGCCAACCCTTTCTGGTGAAGGAGAAAAGGGAGGTACTAAAGGTGCTTTTGAATGGACTCAGCATAAGGATCTTAAAGAACAGCAAAAGGAAATTGAGGACCGCAGGGCTGGATATCTTAAGCGTTTCAGCAAAGCTAGCTTTAACGAAATAATAAATGATCCGGAGCTATATAATTTCGCTATTGCCGGAGGGAAAGCAGCATTTAAGGATAATTGCGCGACTTGTCATGGTACTGGTGGTGCTGGCGCTCCTAATTACCCAAATCTTAATGATGATGACTGGATATGGGGTGGCGACATGGCGAGTATATATCAAACTATAAAACATGGTATCCGCATGCATGATGATGGCAGGCAATCAGTGATGCCAGCGTTTGGCGATATGTTAAACGCTAAGGAGATAGACGCGGTAGCTGAGTATGTTGAAGGATTAAATAGTGGTAAAAGTAAGATACCGCCAGATAATATAAGTGCTAAGGAAATAGCCGCGCTCCCACTTGGTGAGCGTGTGTTTAGAGAAAATTGCGCCGCTTGTCATGGCAATAACGCGAGGGGAAGTCGTGAGGTTGGTGCGCCTAATCTGGCGGACGCTATTTGGCTTAAAAGTAAGGATGGTAGTAAAGCGGCGATTGTGAGCCAAATACGTCATCCTAAACACGGGATGATGCCAGCATGGGTAGATCGTCTTAATGAGGATACTATAAGAGAACTCACTATTTATGTGCATAGTCTTGGTGGTGGTGAGTAGGTGTAGTTAGTACCTAGTACCTAGTACTTTGTTTATACAAGCTGTTGATTACTAATTGTGTATGAAAATTATAATTGGGTTAGTTGAAAATGAGCGGTACTACCGAACAGATACAGTATTTCGCCAAAGAACCTAAAATCTATCCGAAGCGGGTTTGGGGACGTTATCGTATTATCAAATGGGTAGTAATGGTAATAACTCTATCTATTTATTACCTTACTCCATTTATCCGTTGGGACAGAGGACCTAACGCTCCGGATCAGGCTGTACTCATTGATATGAATAATCACCGAGCCTATTTTTTCTTTATAGAGATATGGCCACAAGAAGTATATTATCTTGCTGGTATTTTAATACTTGCCGCTGTTGGATTGTTTTTTATAACCTCTCTTGCTGGTCGGGTATGGTGTGGTTATCTGTGTTTCCAAACCGTGTGGACAGACCTTTTCGTCTGGGTTGAAAGGATAGTTCAAGGTGATAGGAACGCTCGCAAAAAATTAGATGAAAGCAAACTAACTTTCAAAAAAATATATCAAAAAGGGCTTACCCATATAATCTGGCTAATAATTAGTCTATTTACCGGCGGAGCTTGGGTACTTTATTTTAACGACGCGCCGACCTTACTTGAGAATATTTTTGAGCTTAGAATATCTTGGTCAGTGGGTGGTTGGATTATAGCCCTTACCTTTACCACTTACCTAATGGCTGGTTTCGCTCGTCAACAAGTATGTAAATATATGTGCCCTTACGCCCGTTTTCAATCAGCCATGTTTGATCGTGATACGTTGATTATTGGTTATGATACGAAACGCGGTGAAAAGCGTGGTAAACTAAAAGACAGAGAAGAAAATAAAGAGCAAGGTGATTGCATAGATTGTTCTCTGTGTGTTCAAGTGTGTCCAATGGGTATAGATATACGTGATGGTTTGCAATATGAATGTATAGCTTGCGGGTTATGTATAGATGCTTGTAATGGAGTTATGGATAAAGTCGGTTTGCCGCAAGGTCTTATCCGCTATGATACCACAACTAATCAAGAAGCTCGTGACGCTGGAGAACCGGTGGCTGGTATTTGGTCACATATTTTAAGACCACGTACCTTTTATTATACAGCGATTATCACAATTGTTGGTGG from Rickettsiales bacterium includes these protein-coding regions:
- the ccoN gene encoding cytochrome-c oxidase, cbb3-type subunit I, whose product is MQDSLKPDYNDYVVKLFTIATIFWGVVGFAVGVFIAFQMAFPQLNLEPYFTFGRLRPLHTSAVIFAFAGNALIGTSYFVLQRTCRTGLWGGGLALFTFWGYQLFILMAAFGYLDGITQAKEYAEPEWYADLWLTIVWVVYLLVYMMTLRQRKEPHIYVANWFYLSFIITIAVLHLGNNVAVPVEITGSKSYIYWSGVQDSLVQWWYGHNAVGFLLTSGFLGMMYYFVPKRAEKPVYSYRLSIVHFWSLIFIYIWAGPHHLHYTALPEWAQTLGMTFSVMLLVPSWGGMINGMMILSGAWHKLREDPVLRFMIIALSFYGMATFEGSLLSIKEVNSLSHYTEWTIAHVHSGALGWVAFITFGALYYLVPKLWGNRLYSMRLVNMHLWIATTGIVLYLASMWVGGIMQGIMWRDYNEMGFLEYSFVEAVMALHPFYLIRAIGGVLFLVGALIMSYNFWMTIKGERRSEPEYNKVLNVGWKGASA
- the ccoO gene encoding cytochrome-c oxidase, cbb3-type subunit II; amino-acid sequence: MIKHDKIEKNSMLMLILIIITVSIGGLIEIVPLFRKEVYIEPVSGMRPYTPLELAGQDIYVREGCYNCHSQQIRSLRDEVERYGNYSLAAESMYDHPAQWGSKRTGPDLARVGGKYSDEWQVQHLLSPRSLVPESIMPNYSHLLKDGVDLRKIGKHLKALRAVGVPYSDEMIENSYNDAMAQVRPDSANAEALRKRYGDKVNIRDFDGNPHFTSEMDALVAYLQMLGTLVDFKDFKPELLDKAENITDKANKDNVGEANTEVITEKTSKKIEEVK
- a CDS encoding cbb3-type cytochrome c oxidase subunit 3, which translates into the protein MKEMFASANAGIIGLLFFFILFSAILVWAYSPSRRQDIEKLKNIPFDDEDDNGRA
- the ccoP gene encoding cytochrome-c oxidase, cbb3-type subunit III — its product is MAEHKEKSGRQEVETTGHEWDGIREYNNPSPRWWLWWFYISIIWSIGYWVVYPAWPTLSGEGEKGGTKGAFEWTQHKDLKEQQKEIEDRRAGYLKRFSKASFNEIINDPELYNFAIAGGKAAFKDNCATCHGTGGAGAPNYPNLNDDDWIWGGDMASIYQTIKHGIRMHDDGRQSVMPAFGDMLNAKEIDAVAEYVEGLNSGKSKIPPDNISAKEIAALPLGERVFRENCAACHGNNARGSREVGAPNLADAIWLKSKDGSKAAIVSQIRHPKHGMMPAWVDRLNEDTIRELTIYVHSLGGGE
- the ccoG gene encoding cytochrome c oxidase accessory protein CcoG yields the protein MSGTTEQIQYFAKEPKIYPKRVWGRYRIIKWVVMVITLSIYYLTPFIRWDRGPNAPDQAVLIDMNNHRAYFFFIEIWPQEVYYLAGILILAAVGLFFITSLAGRVWCGYLCFQTVWTDLFVWVERIVQGDRNARKKLDESKLTFKKIYQKGLTHIIWLIISLFTGGAWVLYFNDAPTLLENIFELRISWSVGGWIIALTFTTYLMAGFARQQVCKYMCPYARFQSAMFDRDTLIIGYDTKRGEKRGKLKDREENKEQGDCIDCSLCVQVCPMGIDIRDGLQYECIACGLCIDACNGVMDKVGLPQGLIRYDTTTNQEARDAGEPVAGIWSHILRPRTFYYTAIITIVGGIMLYSLLTRLPLELHVLHDRNPLFVKLSDGSIRNGYDVRILNKTHDDQKYKLTVSGIDNPIIHLQGAGKIDPNDLPVFADSVGHFRLFITAPAQEQERIDIEFTLEELDSKITDNLESVFVSAK